The genome window ttggacaaaattttagacccatttttCGATTCGGGTTGAGACCAGTCCTATCAAtcaagcctaaaattttgttagggcTCAACCCAGTCTGACCCATGGACAACTCTAGTGTCTATTTATTCACAATATTTTCCTAAACTCTTTAGGTAGTGTTTAGAAAGTCACCTAATAAATGGATTTGAGCATAATCCCAATTATACTTTCCAATTCTTCCAATTTTTGAGGAGTGAGAATTGAAGTAATTACGCAGATAATTACACCtgaatctaattttaaaaattatttttatacaagttataaaaatatattataagcatgaacaTGTATAAGTGTTTGAGATGGTTATGACAAAAAATTtcttagattattttataaagttatcacaaaaattatattatttaaatcttataatttttctaaagttatggtaaaaattttataatgttataaaagtgttataaaatatttatttataaaaattatagaaagaagtatgaacataacttatttatatgtctatgttatatgttataaaataatatacttatttataaaaatattacaatttttaaaataacttatttgGAATAACTTTCTAAAGTTGAAAAATCATATTACTTATAAGAAGTGTTATGaaaagtcataatttatatttttaaaatatcaattacaataaaaagacataatcatttatttggcctccaactttacaaaaaaattattttagtatttttttacctttttagcTCTTAAACTTGTGCTCtttgtcaaatcacctcaaaataaataaaaaattaacatatgtTCCTTTGTTGACTTGACATACATATGGATTGCCACGAGATTTTTACATAagcaattaatttaaaatttaaaattaaaaaatacaaaaatatataaaaacatataaaaatattttaaaaatttaaattattgaatttattaaaaaatataacttttttaatatttttatttttaaaaattaattaattactaacatGACATATACGTGGTCTACTACGTGGATGCCACATCAGCAGAGTAAATAGTCGTTACTacaataattaatctaaatgcGATCACAGCCAATCACCCTACCTTCAGGCAGAAGAAAAGTTTAACATAAATGTCTGGAAAGAGGTGTGTGATATGAGCTCCCCAACAAAGATAAAAGTGCCTATGTGGAGAATAATAACAAATGCACTTCCAACAAAGACTCAGTTTACTGTCATTTTGCAAGGATCAACAGATTCCCTCATTAGATCACTTCCGTCCAGAGTCTCATCAAATTCATGGTGAATGGCTGAATGCCTTCACCAATCGCACAAATTCTTATCTTGCGTTTGGTGAAAAATGAACTCATACCCTTGGGTACCCTTGGGCATGGTACCACTTGATCTAgataaaacatgataaaaagtaaagtaaatagTACACgtacaaaagaagaaagagtACACTAGGGAAACACAGGTACAGCTATCTTATCTTTGTAAAAGGAAAGGGAATTCTTTGTATCAATAATCGAAATGCAAAATGTAAAAGATTACACTGTATTCCCACTTATTCCGAGACAGAAGGCAAGAGCACTTCCACCCAAACAAAAATCTAAAACACGGTCTCACTATATTTTTTAGTGTAGATGGATTTGAAACCCAGCTTAGGTAATTAAAGGGTTGAGAAACAGCAAAAGCTGACCTGAACAAGTATTTATAGATTAACCAGCCTGTAACAATGAATATGATGATACACTCGGGTTTACAACAGTCAAGATTGCCACCATAACTACACCTGGTTTGAGTATGTTCCAGCCGAAAAATAAGCCCCAGTTAATTATAAGCCTCGGCACAATCAAGTACCCTTTTTAGCAGACACACCCCCTTCATCAAGCTGTGGGGTCTTGGGATTAAGAGGAATAGTGCCTACTGTTAAAAAACCAGGTGAGTCAGTAAATTTATTGACTTTTACCGTCACTGATCCTATGTTTACCACCTCAACAGCATCACTTTTAGTAGCAGCATCTGTAGAGATTTTAGACTCATCCTGCTTCGGATTTATGCTGAGTGAACTAATCTTTAAAGTAGATGCATCATCTTTAGCTTCAACTGCAATTTTCCCTGAACTTTCATTCATCCTTCTAGCATTAGTCCTATCACAATCTGTAGAAACAGGCTGATTAGATGAAGGAACAATTGTTCTCAATAGTTCAGGATCACTTTGCTTGGAACTTCTCTCGTGTTCATTCAGGAGTAGCTCAACACGGTTTAGCTTATTGACAGGATCGAAAGCGGGTGCTAGGACTGGATTCTCAATGCTTTTTATTAGCTGCATGGCTTTCTCTTCCTGCATGATTCTCTGACGATTTTCATAGTACATAAAGTCATCAAGTAGAGAGGTCTTCATCGCATGATTTTTGAATACTTTCAGCATCTCCATACCTTGCTTGTACATTATCTGCACTTGACAAAACATttataagaaacaaaataacaCAAAGATCTCATCAAGATCATAAACCTGGagaaaacaattcaaaattcacaagcTCAGGTAGCAATGTCAGGACAGAGGAAGTAACTTTTCAAGAGAATAGCAAaccaattttaatattattgtttgcCTTCAATTAGAGAAAGCTAAAGCTCTGAACATACCTCTTGTGTATCCCTGCTATTAGTCACTGGCTTGTTTTCATTATTGCCTAATATGATGTGTCTAAAATGGCTGTTGGGAACATCTTTAATGATGTGCCACTTGACAGGGAAGCTACCGCTCCACTTATCTTGCTGCCAAAAATCCATATCCTTCTGAAAATCAACTGGACCAATCATCTCTGCTACGCCACAAAATTGTCCACTGGCATTAACCTGCGTGACAAAGTACCATATTAGAGTAGTTAATGAATACCAGAAATAACAGAGACCTTCTAGTTgacaaaaattcagaaatagCATAAAATCAACAAGTCCCCTAATATCCCAAACAGGTATAGAACTCAcagaaaagaagaggaaaatggGGCAGCCACTAGGTTTTCCTGCAGCTATTTTCTCTGCATCTTCAAAAGCACTGTCCAGTTTCTTGTTCCCATGGGGTGTTGAAGACCAAACATTATATTTAATGCTCTTGTGTACATCATCCTCACTATACGATTTTATTACAAAAAACTTTGCATCAACATAGTCAATTGGAAAATCATCCTTGTTATATTGGTcagtataaataataatgtttccTTCAGCATCGCTATTTCCTGCTTTACTTGTGTAGGCTTTAAccatgagttgattttttgatcGGTTGGTTCTAGGGCCTCGATTCTGTTCAGCCCATGAATCCAGGGATCCATGTGCATCATTGAAAACTCTGCTAACATGGATCTTGGGTCGCAGTCTATCCAACACACCACGTCCAGGTGAACTTGCACCATAGTCAGAAATGGCATTACCAACAGGAAGATCTGTTTTTAGTTGATTACGATAAGATGGGAGTTTCCCACCAGGAATGTTGCCAATGGGCTGAACCGATCCAGAAGCAACTCTAACCTGCAAACATAATTAGCAATGAGAACCGTAAAACATGCCATTCAGCACAATGACATAGCATTTCCATGAAATTTCAAGAAAGTCCAATTCAATGTGAATTAGAAGCAATGCAAATGTACCTGATGAGCACGTGCTGAAGCTGACCCAGAACTAGCAGAAATGCTTTCCTGGATTGCATAATGCTTACTTTGTCCATCTGTCACCCTACTCAAGGAATCTGCCTGATTTGGAGCAGATTTTCTGGAAGCGGCTGCAGATGCCGAAGCAAGGTTATATCTCACGCCCCTTCCATCAGGTCGAGTACCAATTGATGCATGAGTATCTAAAAAAGAGTctgttgaactacttggaatgcCATCTGGTTGAATGAGAACAGGAACATAAGCAGTTGGTGATACAGGGTTCTGATAAGGAGGAAAGGGGTAATATTGTTGTGCTCCTACAAATGAGCCATCACCCACCACGGCACCAGGTATATAAGGATTGTATGGGTTGTATGGAGACTGTGCATATCCATAGCTAGGTGTGTAATATACATAAGGCAAAGGTTCAGTTTGGGCACCCTGAAGAAGAAAAAGCATGCCTTCAGCAAATTTAGACACGATAAATAAGAAAGAAGCAACTTATCTTGGATGCAACATCCGACTATGAAAGTGTATCAATTATAGAATTAGAAAGATCAGTTTGCCCACCGCAAATTGTACATCTGGACCATCTGCACTAAAAATATTCTGGTGGTCCTCCCATTCAACGGGTGATTCAAAACCTATCCAATTACAATCAACGGTTTTCACTTGAGATTTTGTAAGTAATAGTAACACCATGTAAAATACAATTGAAGCATTTAAATTACCTGTACAATAATATCCATAGTTGGTAGCTGTAGGGTAGTACATTCCCTGATCAATAACGATCTCAGGGGCTCCTTCCTGGTACATAGCTTCTACTTGTTCAAAAAGTGGACTTGTGTTGTGGGTTTAGCAGAGAATTTTGAATCTGAAATCCAATGAAACATTAGTCATTGGTAATACAGTTATACATacaagaaaaagtgaaaatggaCAAGCCTATTATTGAgcaacaaatctcaagtaaaacCTTTTTTCCCTTCCCATGCTTACATGGGAAGGGAGAAAACAACTCATAGTAAAGTCAGCAGCACATATCAGAGCAACAATACCTTAATTAAAAGAGTCAATCAAAAGAGATGATAAGATAATCAAAAAAGGGAATCCTATAAGCAAACCACATGGTCAAGAAAGAGGCTTCTATCTTGGTTGGTCAAACCCAAAATCCCTCatgaaatgaacaaaaaagaataagaaaacaatagagaaaaacaaatgaaaaggtGAGCAATGGCATACACCAAACTGAAGCAGATTCCATTTAGCTATTAAGATTTGGAACTAAAGAGGGAATAAGAAAAGGGGGGGAAACGCGTCATAAGTCAGCAACTACTAAAAACACCCCAAAACAACAATTGAAATTCTCAAACTAGTTGAAGAAATCCCAACACTTGAAGAATCAAATACCCTTCCAAACACACGCATTCATATAATAAGCTCAACCATAACAGCAGAAAACCAAGTTGCAAATCAATCTTTAAGGAATAATTTCAAGTTTTCAGGTCTCCAGTTATAgtaaaaagggggggggggattCAATCAAAGCAAATCAAGTtcgaagattaaaaaaaaaaaagtaaaaaggggGGCTTTACGAAGACAGAATTCTAccggaaaaataaaagaatcaagCCTTGGTTGACCTGGAAAGTCGCTCCAAAGAAAATTCGTGCAATTTATAGAGACAGAAATGGGTTTTCTGCGACATTTCCTTCAATTAGAAACCCTAAccccataaaataataataatataataaaaagagaAGGTAATAGGACACTTGAAAACGGCGGTTTTGATGGTGTGGAATAAAAGAGAACCAGAGAGACGTAGATTGACGATAAGGGTCACAAGTGGTTTTGTTAATATCGAGATTGCCACTCTCTTGAAACGTCGTCAGTTGGTTTCAACTTCTAAACTTAGGACCCGTGACGGTTTTGAGATGACAGTCCAATcatgttttttgaaaaagtgaAAGAGAATGCATGCCGACACTGTTTTATGAGAATGGGATTGGTTGGTCACTGATGgatgtattaaaatattgagAATGAGGAAACAGTAAATTCCAATTGGCAGCAAATAGGCAAATAGGCCCAATAGGTATCatcaaatattaattgatattcATTTCTGTATTAGTTGGTGTAATTTTGTCAATGTACCAAATTCAAATctactataattatatataaagtttgaaaCCGAagtttaaatcaaaattaattggcacaaaaagtttttaaaagggaaaaaagaattttcttttcgGCGTGcccatttaataaaaaaattttacttagTTGAGAAGCTAGTAGTGAATACAGAAAATATAGCGTTAAAAATCTGAATTTGATCATTATTTCGAGTATACCTCCTCATGGACAGAGCCATTTGATTCGACTCAAAAGTCCATTCGAAAAGTGAGATAGTTTGAGTAAAAttataggctcgaaaaataagcttgggcaaaaaataatattcatttaGAAAATTGATTGGGCTTCAGATAAGGCTTTTTTGACCAAAGCCTGACttgaatatgcaaaaaaaaagtttttttttatttttttgttattttcttgttgttttttcactattttactactatttcactattatattgctactattttgttattattgtataacttgttttattgttaattttgttactattttatagccatttgcttgttaagttgcacctaccttagtgttatttaagtatacatataaatttttaatttatttttaatttgttgggaaacatttattttaatgtttttagtattatatatatatatattttttaaattatataaaaaataatacggCTGAGCCGGGGCGGGCTcgggttttagcatttttatccaggttgagcttgggcaaaattttatgCCCATTTTTTGGGTAGGGCCCAGACCTAacaaatgggcctaaaattttgattgagcCCAATCCGACCCATATGCACCTCTAATTCTGagtgtttgaatttttttattcaagttagtTCCTCTGATTATTGTTCTCAgcttttgaactttttttattcaaattagtctcttAACTTGGTAATTGTACTCACATtggagtttgaattttttttttgtccaagttagttagtttttaaaattttcttgaaaacccTAAAGCCTTAATGTAAGAATAATTGCAAAGTTTAGGCCTCAATGTGAGAACAACTGCCAAGTTCAGGGACtaacttagataaaaaaaagtcCAAACCCCATGTGAGAACAACTGTCTAGTTCAGGTCCTAATATGAGAATAATTACCAAGTTCAAAGGCTAACTTGAACCAAAAAATGTTTAGGCTCCAATGTAAGAGTTGTTGATAATTCAAGCCCCAAATAagaatttaacccaaaaatatattatccataaaatattaaaaatatcaaaattgaaacaCTCTTTGGTTTGTTCCGCCATCCTCCCCGATAAATCATTAGGATTCGTTTTCAATAGAATCCTCCGCATTCACGGGTTCCGTCGTCCCCATCGCTCTCGATTAATGCTTAGGTCTGAATTCTCCAATGGAgccttaatttaatatttaatatttctatttatttaataaaataaaaacaaaatttgttcTTGACTCAACCTTTTCAGTCTTTATTGACTTAAGTTAAGGCTCTTGATTTTTTCTTCAATGAACAAATATTCATCTAATTATTGATGAATCTCTGTTGATGCTCTATTACATTGCTCTTTATGAGATGTTTCATAGACCTTACATATTGGAATCCTATATCATTTCATTGCTATTTAtgtttctcttttctctcatcCTTCTATTTATCCACatactttttattttgcttcacaattttgatttattcataATCGAttggttaaatatttattatggaTTGAAAACCTCTTGTGACActtcttttttattctaaaagATGGAGTCGACCTTTgcgatatataaaaaatgaccGGGTTTAAAATgctataaaaaatgaaaagtcacaatattttttttatacatgtcaaagtgatggaaaagaaaaaaatatcttttacgTATCCACCCAGTTTAGCAACTTTTGGggaaattatacaaaaaaaatatttttttcacacCAGAAAAATTGTTTTCTGATGAATTGTATAACAAGCGtagatttcttttttgttttcaatagcCTTTTCTCTATTCTGAATAATGTATCTTTTTCCTAAGACTGAGAGtggtaaagtaaataaaaaagtaaataataaataaagtaaaatatataaatatataataatcaaaCCGCACCATCTTTGTAATAAGTAAATGCCTCTTTTTCTCCTGAAGTTATCGGAATTATTCGTAATAAGATATTGGCTACAGTTCAAAAGGccttatcaataaaattttccatttatcttCGATCTAGGCATAGGTAGCAATCCATTCTTTAACTCTTTTCATTACCCctcatgagaaaataaaatgatctcATAAACAAAGAAAGTGTATAGTAcgaaataacataaaagtatacccattccatttttttttaattctttgaGCCCGGAGGCTAAagaaaaagtgataaaaaaaaagtgatgaaaagttttctatttttatagcAAGTTTCCTTATTAGAATTGATATTGTTCGTACCTATTGAACAATCTAATATGAATAACTCGCTATTCGCTCGGGGTATCAACCATAATAATTATGTAGGAGAGATGGTCGAGTGGTTCAAGGCGTAGCATTGGAACTGCTATGTAGACTCTTGTTTACCAAGGGTTCGAATCCCTCTCTTTCCACATTACCTTCACCTAATTCGTCAATGTAACTGACTACAatgtatcaaatcaaataaGAACATACACTAAAGAATTAGACCCTTCTTTAGTATAGATTCTCTATTCCCAATTCCTTTTTAATATGGAATACGTAAAATAGCATACAGGGGATGAAAATCTCCTTACATATCTATCATACATGAATAGGAGAAAATCTCCGAATCAAACCCATTCCCCTGTCTTCCTTTACTTAACCTTAACTCGGGTGAAAATGGGACAGAAccattgttttgttattttagttaggTTTAAGTTTGACGAGAATAATATTCTACGACAAgcaattcatttattttcaaacCAACCCATTTCCTATCTATTATTTGATTGACTAATCCTTTATATAGTAATGTGTGAAAGGTCAAATATTTTGGTGATTCTTCATTGGTGGATGAATCAAGATAATTTTGAATCAGAGTTCTAGATTTTTGTTCATCCCTCGCTGGAATAATATCTCGGGGTTTGCAGCGATACATGTTTATAAAAGGAGGCCGATTGAGCATGGGTCCGAGCTAGGATGGCAGTTCAAATTATAGATTCGGATATATGACCTGAAGAGGTATTTATAGAAGGAGGTTTAGTAGGCATGGGTTCTCGCTAGGGGATGACAATTCGAATTGTGGATTTGAGTATTGCGAattcaaatgttaaaattactatttgcTACAATTGcaaattcaaaattagacaTCTGATCCAAATTTATtggttacaaaataattaatccTAACAAGGTTTGAACCCAAGATCTCTTACATATAAGAGCATGCTTTAACCACTATTGTTTGCCTTAaacatttattacaattttcaaaaaataataaatgatgaataatgatctaataaaatatttttaaaattaaatataataattaataataaaatgaaacattttttttgaaaaagatattttcttttaacatatatatattttaaaaatctcattTAGCTTCTCCTAAATCATATTCTTTTGTATCGTAAACCTAACCAAATGATAAGATGGGATCGTCAAATTCCTTAAGTTTATGCTTTATCCTCTTTATTATTTGATCAACTCAATTAGATAAATTactttaataaaaactaattaatatttatataattaaaataaatactataatatgattttattttataatgtgagatataattatatcaatacatattatattaaaaaagagTATACATACATGTTTAACtacatattatatatcaattgttatatataagtaaattacAAATGTATAATAATTATACAATTATAATAGTGTAATAGTGTAATGTGCATTCTTTTATTAATGATATGCAACCTAAACCTTAAACGTGAAActaattttatggtagaatataatatatacaattaacaTTATGTAATTAAGGTAGATTTTTAACAACATGTATCCATATATATTGCTTTGTTgtacattttatattaatgaTATGTAAGCTTAAACACTAAACGTGTAACTAACTCTATGAtagattataatatatataattagcaTTATATAATGAAGTTagattattaattatatgtaacttGAAATAcaattatgatattataatgtaCATTTTACATTAATGATGCATAACCTTAAacatgttagagtatgcccaaagatcaatcatgagatggttgtaataacatacttaatttatcatgtttattaatataatgcgttaccattattatttcaatttctttttatgtgtataaataaactgcttttataataatgtcccgagagtaatatgattattcttaaaggtccttagtcaagtattattgttggatagaacaacaataatacattaagactaacatgtagttgattgatgatcaagagttgtcattgatatgaaatgtaaaaatcgatgcatgaatatgtgtgttagagaacaacatattagactgacccgttatgagtatgtttcttggattattatgtaattgtcacaacattactcataatgattaatatgtatatgatcctcagacttgagatcaacataatcccaacatcatgAGTTGTATactttgatacagtcaaacgtacaccgtaactggttgttctataaagactggtgttggatataccatgatctatgtagagggatatggttgatcgatataggataagtccctcctacataatgggagtaatatcttaggccacttgattaagtgagactagaaatgcattgccatgctcaaataacctgatatgagatgtcatacttatttgtatatcatagtctagttaagatatcaaggaacatggaatggactatgcaagtgtgactattccatga of Gossypium raimondii isolate GPD5lz chromosome 3, ASM2569854v1, whole genome shotgun sequence contains these proteins:
- the LOC105796946 gene encoding YTH domain-containing protein ECT4 — translated: MYQEGAPEIVIDQGMYYPTATNYGYYCTGFESPVEWEDHQNIFSADGPDVQFAGAQTEPLPYVYYTPSYGYAQSPYNPYNPYIPGAVVGDGSFVGAQQYYPFPPYQNPVSPTAYVPVLIQPDGIPSSSTDSFLDTHASIGTRPDGRGVRYNLASASAAASRKSAPNQADSLSRVTDGQSKHYAIQESISASSGSASARAHQVRVASGSVQPIGNIPGGKLPSYRNQLKTDLPVGNAISDYGASSPGRGVLDRLRPKIHVSRVFNDAHGSLDSWAEQNRGPRTNRSKNQLMVKAYTSKAGNSDAEGNIIIYTDQYNKDDFPIDYVDAKFFVIKSYSEDDVHKSIKYNVWSSTPHGNKKLDSAFEDAEKIAAGKPSGCPIFLFFSVNASGQFCGVAEMIGPVDFQKDMDFWQQDKWSGSFPVKWHIIKDVPNSHFRHIILGNNENKPVTNSRDTQEIMYKQGMEMLKVFKNHAMKTSLLDDFMYYENRQRIMQEEKAMQLIKSIENPVLAPAFDPVNKLNRVELLLNEHERSSKQSDPELLRTIVPSSNQPVSTDCDRTNARRMNESSGKIAVEAKDDASTLKISSLSINPKQDESKISTDAATKSDAVEVVNIGSVTVKVNKFTDSPGFLTVGTIPLNPKTPQLDEGGVSAKKGT